The following proteins are encoded in a genomic region of Garra rufa chromosome 22, GarRuf1.0, whole genome shotgun sequence:
- the LOC141298379 gene encoding uncharacterized protein, with the protein MQLHIQRFTTRALLFPRRQILTLLVPAAAAKHRRRSASGGEDRNTRKEGFEWDRSEVLGNKPLTLLKAADNSADLSADAVLALNAAAVIANIKLQARQRRSTSHTETAEDIRQDELGELKEEAAGGNGKNETRPADQCVDFVPFESQNDLPQTALAPLSLSEALAIKRPDFIQRSQARVRALERRSQERQKSHSSAQTPESGESLMKSKDRSMMGRSLQLRSRRSYNQLPEVRKRKEEDKRKKEEEKRKLASRTNRLRAELFKKKVLEQILQRGGNH; encoded by the exons ATGCAGTTACACATCCAGCGTTTCACAACAAGAGCTCTtctgttccccagaagacaaatatTGACCTTGTTAGTTCCAGCAGCAGCAGCGAAGCACAGAAGGCGCTCGGCCTCCGGAGGCGAGGACAGGAACACGAGGAAAGAGGGATTTGAGTGGGATCGAAGCGAGGTTTTGGGAAACAAACCTCTCACGCTACTGAAAGCAGCAG ATAACTCGGCTGATCTGAGCGCAGATGCCGTCCTGGCCCTGAACGCCGCTGCGGTTATCGCCAACATAAAGCTGCAGGCCCGGCAGAGACGATCTACATCCCACACAGAAACAGCAG AGGATATAAGGCAGGATGAACTCGGAGAGCTCAAAGAAGAGGCTGCTGGTGGTAATGGAAAGAACGAAACACGTCCAGCAGATCAATGTGTGGATTTTGTCCCATTTGAGTCCCAAAATGACCTTCCTCAAACTGCTTTGGCTCCGCTGTCACTTAGC GAGGCTTTGGCGATCAAACGGCCTGATTTCATCCAGCGCTCGCAGGCCAGAGTTCGAGCCCTGGAGAGGAGATCACAGGAGAGGCAGAAATCCCACAGCTCAGCGCAGACACCCGAGAGCGGAG AAAGCCTTATGAAATCCAAAGACAGAAGCATGATGGGAAGGAGTCTACAGCTGCGGTCCAGGAG GAGTTATAACCAGCTCCCTGAAGTAAGGAAGAGGAaagaggaagacaagaggaaaaaagaagaagagaaaagaaaaCTGGCATCTCGGACCAACAGGCTGCGGGCAGAGCTCTTTAAAAAG aaAGTTCTGGAGCAGATTTTGCAAAGAGGAGGAAATCACTGA